The genome window GGCCCTTTTTCCAGTGGGATGCCATTATGGTGTTTCTGGGAACTTCGCCCAGCAAGATATGATAGGAAAATTTCTTTAGTTGGGCCTTTGTCCGCCTTGTGTTACGATGATTAGGTAAGATTTTTCTCCCAGCCCAAACCCCCATGGAATGTTTCACTTTGACCAAGGTCTGCAAAATAGCAGGGGGCTTACTAAATGGTGGTTTGGACTTgcattctttgccttctactttagTATAAAAGGAAGAGAGGCGTTGTTGAGTATCTGGCTGCCTCCTGCTGAATAGGGGAGCTGTAATCAGGGTTTGGGTTTTGAAGCAGTGGGTGTTGGACTTCAGAGTGGTATTCCTGGGGGCACTGGTACTGGACTTGGCAGAGGAGAAGGATGGTATCCATGTGTTGCTGGGTGGCTGCGTGGACGAGGGAGTTTGGCCTTCGGGAGATAAAGCAGGATATGAAGGTGAGTATACCTGGGCCAACTGTAGTATCAGGAGGAGGAAGATTAAGGGCCCTAAGAAAGGGGCCACCTGCTACCCCAGTGCTGAGTGAAGCAGAGATGTTCAGTTCTGCTAACACTAGAATGAGATGTAGAGCCTGCTTAGTGTGTGTGGAGGAAGATGAGACAGAAGCTACTAAAGGAACCTGGATGGTCTGCTTGTTAGGCAAAATGTCAATGTCTAGACTGAAACACCAGGGTGCATGTTCCTGACCAATTGGCCAGTAGGCAGAGATAAGAGTTTGTGCCATAAAGGAAGAAGACACTGGGGGTGGACAGACAAAAGTTGTAGGTTATGGTGGCAAGCCATGAGAAGGTGGGGGTTGAATTCTGCACAAAccctttgttttaacttttatatttttccaagttGAATAGCTGCCAGCAAGGGTAGCCCCTCTGAGGGCCGGATAGGAAatggtggtgggggaggaggtGAAGGCTGTGTGGTTttggagagagagggggaaatggGTTTTTGTAACTATTAGCCACTGTGGTCCTGACAGGGCAGAAGGATACAGGTTGCAGTTGAAGGAATTGTTTGTGGATTTTTTCCAGGGAGCACCTTTGAGTTGGATACATGGAGAGCGGCGCTGTCAGAGAGGGGAGGGGTTGGTAGGAGGTGTGGGAGGGGTTGGTAGGGGGTGTTTTATGAAATCTGACTGGTAACATCTTCAGTTAAGAGGCTATGAGGCGAAGGAGGGTGACAGCCCTGTGTGTGACGGTGTGGGTGGATTTGATGGATTGGGGGGAAAAGGTGTTTAGCCGAGCAAGATTATAAACAGGTTGGGGAATGAATTGGTCAATTGGGTGAGATGCAGGTTTATTTTGGACCAGGTTTATGTGGCCAGGTTGACAGGAAGGGCTGTGAACTAATGGATTTGTGTGGACAAACAAGTTTAACAGTTGGAAGTAAAAGGGGAGTGTGACTGATTTAACAGGCAATGTGTGAGGCTGATGAAGGGGGCTCAATTGTTAGACATTCAGGGTGGGCACTTAGAATATCCCACAGACAAAGAggacaaaggagaaaaaggagatttGAGTAGGAGTGAAATTTTGGAAGGTGCCCTGCAGTCATACCTCCTGCATTAGTGTGAGAAACTGGCAGGACTATTCAGGGACATGGGGAAGGGAAAccaggaaagatctgaaataaaGTAGGAGGTAAAATATTGGAAATTGGCGACGAAGAGTGTTATGGACTAGGGCATTTGTACTGGCAACTTCTGGAATTCTTGTTAAGTACAGTGAGGTTGGTCCTGTAAGGGAAGGAGAATAATTTGGGGGTGAGCAAATTTCTACATGTGGATCTGGTGCTCTTTTTAGTTTGGAATGGTGCATTCAGTGTGGAAAGGATGTTAGCTTTGCCCCAGTCAGAGTAGTTAGGATAACCTGGTGAGGACTCATCCACTTAGgttggagaggggaggaggaggagtctgTGATTCAGACCCAGTCCCCTGGCTGTAGGGACAGGGAGGAGTGTTTTCAGGATGGACGTTTAGGCTGGGTCAGTAAGCATTTGCATACTGTCTCATTAGGTGTTGGGTGAGGTGTAACGCCGGCCAAGTATTCCATATAGAAGGGGGAGAGAATACAGGGAGATCCTGGAGGATAAAGGGGCATTTGTACATGAGCTTAAATGGGCTTAGGCTGAGGGGCTTTTGGGAAATGACTCATAAACGCATGAGGAACAGTGGGAGAAGTGAAGTCCAGGCCATTTTAACCTTTAGGGAGAGTTTGgttagttgttgttttttatacAATTTTTCCTGAAGATTGGGAGTGGTAAGGAATATGCAAAGCCTATTTAATGTTTAGAGCCTTTATCAGCTGTTGGTTAAACTGTGAAACAAATTGGCCCATTGTCTGACTGGATGCAAAACGGGAGTTTAAACCGGTGGATAATATGAGTGGAGAGAATAGAAGCGATGGTGTGTGCCTTTTTGGTGGTGGTAGGAAAAGCTTTTATCCATCCAGAAAAATGTATCTACTATTGTCAGAATGTAGAGGAATCATTTTATGGGGGGCATGTGAGTGATGTTGATTTGCTAGTCCTGCCCTGGTAAGTGTCCTCAGGCCTTGTGGTTGGAAAGGAGGTGGTTTGATAGCTTCCTGAGGGGAAGTTTGAGTGCAAAGGGAGCATGCCTTAGTAATATGTTTGAGATGGGCAGCTATGGTGGAAGAATGtatataagtttttaaaagctGGAGTAGGGGCAGTAACCAGCATGGAAATGGTTGTGCACATATAAAAGTACAGAAGGTTTTTTCAACTTGGGCAAGACACTTTATCATTGAGGTAGAACCATTTTTTCCTGAATGACACCAGCCCTGGCAATTGGGATTTGTTCCTCCTGGGTATATACGGGGTGTATGCTGGGAAAAATGAGCAATAACGATGGGGTTTTAAGGGCTGCCTGCCAGGCTGCTGAATTCTCAGTTATGGCATCTGTAGCCTTCCGGTGTCCCTTGCAATGGATAATGGTGGCCATCAGAGGTAGTTTATCCACCCCCAGCAGCTTATGTATAAGTTTGCCATTTCTTATGGGGGTTCCTTTTGTAGTTAGGAAACCCTGTTCCTGCCAGATTAAGACATGAGAGTGTAGGACATGGTATGCATATTTGGAATTGGTGTAAATGTTGACCCTCTTTGCTTTTGCTAGAGTGAGGGTCCTGGTTAGGGCAACTAGCTTTGCCTGTTGAGAGGTAGCATGGGGTGGGAGAGCACTGGATTCTAGGAGTTTATTTTCAGCAATGATGGCATAGCCAGCTGCTGGACATGGGTCCCTAAAAGAGCTTCCATTAACCAGGTATGTGTTCCCTGCAAAAGGGCACCTGAAATGTGTTCGAAGTGGGAGGAGAGGGAGTCTAAGAGGTccagacaggagagagagagcttaGAGTCGGAAGTGTTTACAGAAAGGAGGGTGGCTGAGTTGAGAGTTTTATATCTCTGGAAGGTGATCAGAGGGTTACCTATGAATAAGGCATGTACCTGCTGAAAGTGGGATGGTGGGAGGGATAGAAGAAATTGATGGTTTATGAGGTCCTGTGGGTAATGGGAAGATGCAATAGTAATGTGTTGGTAGAGAGGGAGTTTCCGTGCCTCTAAGGCCAGCGATGTGGCCACACCCAAGATTTTTAGTCTGAGTGACCAGCCTTGGATGACAGAGTCCAGTTGTTTTGAGAGATGTGCAATGGCTCGTGCGGCGTCGCCGTATGTTTGGCAGAGTAGTCCAAGAGCAAGGCCTTGGTCGGAATATACATACAAAGTACAGGGCTTGGGATTGGGCAGTCCCAGTGCCAGTGCAATTAAAAGGGCATTTTTTAGtgtagtttagtttagttttgtttttgtgggaATTTATGGGATAAGCTGGGTTTGGGGGTTTTAGGATAAGCCCATGAGAGGCTATGTAGAGCGCCTTGGCCAGCAAGTCAAAGTTGGGAATTCACAGCCAGAAGTATCCCACAAGGCCCAAGAAGGAGGGGAggtccttttttgtgtgtggggaaGGGGCATGTCCCAAATTAGCTCCTTTCATTGGGTTGGGATGGTTCGAGAATTAGGGGTTAGGACAAACCCATGTTTGTGCTACCTGAGATTTTGCGGGTTAGGCCCAATATCCTCGATTATGGAGGAAGTTTAAAACCTGAGTGGTGTGTTGAATGGACAGGTTAAGGAAGGGGCTACAGAGAAGGAGGTCATTGACGTATCGGAGGAGGGCACTAGGAAAAACAGGAAGTTCAGCTAGGTCCTTGATGAGGGCCTGTCTGAATAGGTGGGGGCTATCCCGGAACCCCTGTGGGAGTATAATCCATGTTAGTTGGGTGGACATGTGAGTACTAGGATTTGACTAAGTTAAAACAAAGAGACTTTGGTAAGCTGGGTTTAAGGGAATAGTGAAATAGGCATCTTTTAGCTCCAACACAGAGGAGTGTGTGGTAGATGTAGGAATATGGGAGAGTAGAGTATATGGGTTGCAGACCACCAGATGGATTGGTACCACTGCCTGGTTAACAACTTGGAGATCCTGGACAAAGGAGTAAGTCTTGTCTGTCTTTTGGAAAGCCAGAAAAGGGGTGTTGTGGTGAGAGTTGACAGGCTTGAGAATTTGAGCTTGCAAAATTTACAGATAATAGGTTTTAGGCCCCTAAGCAAGGCTGGATTAAGGATATGTTAAGACTGATGAAGGAAAATGGAGGGGTTTTGAAGAGTTATTTTAACTGGGATGTGATGTGTGGCTATTGTGGGTTTAGAAACATTCCAAACTTCAGAATTAACAGAAGGTAACAGGGTAGATAATGAGGATGAGTGGGAGAAGAGGGAAGCATTTAGGTGTcagagtaaaataaaagttgtagaATTGTAGGAGCCACATTGCATGGAGACCTGGGATTGACTTAATATGTCCCACCCCAAGATACATGTAGGGGATTGAGGAATAACCAGGAAACAGTGGGTGAAGAGGGGTGTTGAATAGGTTGTATAATAAAGGACCAGtctgggggctgggcgcggtggctcacacctgtaaacccagcactttgggaggctgaggtgggcagatcatgacgtcaggagattgagaccattctggctaacatggtgaaaccccatctctactaaaaatacaaaaaaaaaaaaaattagccaggcatggtggcgggcgcctgtagtcccagctacttgggaggctgaggcaggagaatggtgtgaacctgggaggcagagctagcagtgagcagagatcgcgccactgcactccagcctgggtgacagagcaaaactctgtctcaaaataaataaattaatcaattaattaattaaaggacCAGTCTGTTTGTGCCTAGAGGCGATTCCATTGATTCTCACAATAGAGATCGAAGAACTGAAAAAGGGTCCAGAATATTCTGGTAAAACTGAGTAACTAGTTGTCCTATTGAGTATCCAATAGGAAAGACATGGGCTTACCAGAGACTGATAGCATTACCCTGGGTTCTGTGGTGGTGATGGCGGTGGGGGCGGTGGACTCCAGGCCCCATCAGACTTCAGGTACAGGTGGTGAAGCAGGATGAAGAGTTTTACTGAGCACAGTCTGACTTCCAGTGTTGCTTGATACCACAGATGGGGCAAGGTTTCCAGAGTGTCCTGGGATTGGGTAGACTTTTTCCCAGTGTCCATGTTGGACGCACTTACAACAGGCTCCTGGAGTTGACCGTTGCCAAGTTGAGGAATTCTGTATGCCTTGGGAACCCTGTTGAGTGGCAGCTATCAGCATGTGGTATTTAGCCTGGTCCCTTTTTAGGTTTGGGGTTTTTAGTTCTTCCTCTCTATTCTTAAAGACCTTAAAGGCCACTTTGATTAAGTCTCTTTGGGAGGTTTGAGAGCCATCCtccagtttttaaagtttttttcaaatGTCTGGGGCTGACCGGGAGATAAAGTGTAAATGGAGGTCGATTTTGCCCTTATTGGTATTAGGGCTTAAGGTGGTCTATTTAGTTGCGACCTTTGAAAGGCGGGAGATGAAAGGAGCAGGGGCAGCTTTATTTATGCCAGCTAGAAGGCATGATATCATATGGCCCGGTTTCTGTCTGTCTACGGAAGTCGCCTGAAAATTCCAATTGGGGTCAGTTCTGGGGACAGCTAGGGTTCCTATTGGGTTATGAGAAGCATCTTGTTGGTGGAGGGTGTTCTCATGGGCCTGGGTGCCAATAAAGATGTGTTCCCTGTCCTCCAAGGTGAGGGTAGAGGAGAGGATGACATATATGTCATGGCAGGTAAGGCCATAAGACTTAGAGAAGTAGAGAAATTCCTTGTGGAAGGAGGTAGGATCCATTGAAAAGGAGCCAAGTCTCTTTTCACTATGGGAGAAGTCAGCTAGAGAGAAGGGAACTTGAATTCAGATTATGCCTTCAGCCCTCGCGACCTCCTGCAAGGGAAGGACTTTGGAAGACCTTTGGACACGTGCCTGGTTTTCGGCAAAAGAGGGCTGGGCGTGAGACCTGGTTTGAGGTGGAGAAGGAAGGGGGATGGAGGGCGACAATAAGGGGGTGGAGGAGCCGGATCCGAAGGAGAAGGTGGAGGGATTGGTggtgggcaggaggcagaggaaagggtgtgttggccaggttgaaaTTCAGAGGAGGAAGCCTTGTCTGTAGGAGGAGGCATTTTGGGGGGTTTCTCCTTGAGGAGGAATATTTGAAAAGGTGAATAAGattggcagagagagagagtgaggcaTGAAAGAAGATAAGCAAAGCACTTCAGATCATTTACCATTGTGTTGGAGAAAGTTTTTAAGATTATGTTGAATTTGGAAGTTGAATGTTCTGTTTTATGGAAGAGGGGAGTGTATACTCTGGATAGGAGTGAATACCCCTGAGGAAAGTGAGTACCCTGGAAGGCAGTGAATACCCCAGCGGGGAGCGAGCACTCCAGAGAGAAGTGAATACCCCAGAGGAAAGTGAGTACTTGATTCCTCCTGGGAGAAGGGACCTGGAGAGTCGGGGCAGCCCCGTACTATTTATGCTCCCCAGAGGCCGGAGCGGCCAGAGTGGCAAGCGTTCTGAGGCTGTCCCCTGAAAAGGGAGGCTGCAGTCACCTGGTGACTGGGGAGAACTCTCACCCAgcacttgattttttttggagAACAGGCAGAAATAGCGAGGAAtccagaaaggaggaagagggacaCTCACCCACTAATTGAAGCTCAGTGTTGGATGTGATGTCCAGCAATGGGGGTGATCCTTGTTGCAGCTGcccagaaaggggaaggaagggggaaaaaaaagctggAGAGTTTGATCAATATCTGGAGGTTAGCCCAGGGCTCGAGAAGACTAGAGAATAAGGGGAACCGGACTAGGAACAGGGAGATCACTCAGGATCTGGAAGCAGGCCCCAGTCTTGTTTGTGCTGCTTGCTGCTTTCCCGGTTGCAAAAGAAAACTTACCCATTAGAACCCAATCACCATTCCAGGTTTTGACACCAAAATGTTAGGTTTTGAAGAGAAGGTGGGGATGaaagaaagacacacagagaggcaCACAGAGAGGGGGCAGCCCAAACAACAGGACAGGAATATTGCAGACAACTGTGGAAGTGGGGGACCAGCTTCATGCCAGATCCCACCACTGCTTACAGCCTGGGGTCCTTACAGGTATGGGTGGGAGGGATCTGGGCAGTATGGCTTGCTGCCCGGCAGGATATTGATAAGATGTTCTTATGATCAGGTGGTGTGGCCCTTTTTCTGGTGGAATATCATTGTGGAGTTCCTTAGAACTTTGCCAAGCAAGATATGATAGGGATGTTTCTTTAGTTGAGCCTTTGTCCTCCTTGTGGTCAGGTGGTTAAGCAGGATGTTTCTCCTGGCCTGAACCCCCATGGAATGTTTCACTTTGACCAAGGTCTGCAAAATATCAGGGAGCTTACAAAATGGTGCAGTTTGGACTAACAGGTGACCCTACCCatgctccttttcttcttccccataGATCCCTGCCCTATGATTCCACCTTGTTCTTCTCTGGCACAAACCCCTTCTTCAACCTGCATTCCTTCTCATAAAGCCCCCCTTGCTATCCAGTCTCTATCCTATTCACCCAAAATAATGTCTTTCTGGCCTCTCCCTGTTTTCTTAACACATGCAGGAGACACCAAACAGGGACTTAGCCCCTGAACCGAGtttgaaaaagatgaaaacatcAGAATATCCAACAGTATTAGTGTTTTGCTACAGGAaggttaagaaaataaattcaaatcaaCTGGAGAATGACCAGTCCCGAGAGAACTCCATCAATCCAGTCCAAGAGGAGGAGGACGAAGGCCTAGACTCAGCTGAAGGATCTTCACAGGAGGATGAAGACCTAGATTCATCTGAAGAATTTTCAAAGCAGGATGAGGAACTAGAATTACTTGAAGGATCTTCACAGGAGGATGAAGACCTAGACTTACCTGAAGGATCTTCAAAGCAGGATGAGGAACTAGACTTACTTGAAGGATCTTCAGAGGAGGATGAAGACCTAGACTTACCCGAAGGATCTTCACAGGAGGATGAAGACCTAGGTTTATCTGAAGGATCTGCACAAGAGGACGAAGACCTAGACTTATCTGAAAGATCTTCACATGAGGATGAAGACCTAGACTCAGCTGAAGGATATTCACAGGAGGATGAAGACCTAGACTTACCTGAAGGATTTTCACAAGAGTATGAAGACCTAGGCTTATATGAAGGATATTCACAGGAGGATGAAGACCTAGACCCATCTGAAGGATCTGCACAGGAGGATAAAGACCTAGACTCAGCTGAAGGATATTCAATGGAGGACGAAGACCCAGGCTTATCTGAAGGATCTTCACAGGAGGGTGAGGAGAACTAgtcaaacatggagaaaccacattgGACAAATCCTCACCACCAATGGTGATGATTACAGTAAAATCAAGTTTGAGAAGCTGATGACTGTGTATCTGTCTGTTTTCTGatggtggggaggaagggaagggaagaagtaGGCATTTGAGAAGGGAGGGATATGAGGTCCTGTAGGGTTGGTGGACAGACCCACAGGTTGACAGTTAGTTAGCCAGACATTGTACATAAGTCCTGGGGGATAACTGATTCCTAAAGAAAATTTTCTGCTTAAAATTTTATCTAACAGAAAGCGGAGATGTGTATATGTTCATGCAACTGTACCCGGCAGCACATTGTTCTGCTGAATGTACATATCAAAGGTATTCACATCccctttccattttatattttccaaggttagaaatatatgctttataaagagtaaatgttctttaaaatacaAAGCACAATACAAAAGAAGATAGGAGATGTAGAAGTAAATAAACAGCAGGAAAGCATTGCTTATAATGAAGTGATTGAaaagccaattttaaaacaaaattttcaatgcatcttaaatatttatgttactGTTTCAATGACCTCAACAGTCTTTAATCAAGATAAGTATGCTTTAGAAATGTGTTGATACCTGCCAATTGTGAATATTCAAAATTGCCATGACttgggaaaaaggaaagtaaaacacTAAGTTTGAGGAGCTTTTTTCCATGGAATGAGAACTGCAAGGTGGTGAGAAGGGGTTAGGTGTGATGTGGTGAGATCATTTTTAGGAGAGTGTGTCTATTATCAGCTTTATAACACTTCCATTTTGCATTATAATTTCCTGAAATTCATCATTCAACACTGAACTCAGCGCTGTCTCTTACAGGAGAAAGGAAAACCAGTCCAAACTCAGCTGACTCCCACCTGGGAAGGGGACATTTAAACCACCTCTAGCCAGAAGGAAATTTCCCATCCCAGTAATCAGCGGGGCTGTGGAGGGGTGCACATGACCTACCGAGataccagctggggcagccaagggagtgctggcatcacccctctCTAGCCCCAGACCGCACAGCTAGCAGCTCCATAAAAGAATCCTTCCTTCCgcttgaggagaggagatggAATAGTgaggatcattttttttttgttttcttgcatcTTGAATACCAGCTCAACCACAGCAGCACAGGGCACTGGTCAGGGTTGTGAAGCCCCTGCTCCAGGCACTAGCTCCTaaacaacatttctagacacaccctgggccagaaagaAACCTGCTGCCTTGAAAGAAATGACCAAgccctggcagcattcatcaccgGCCAACTGAATAGCCCTTGGTTCTTGAATAAACAGCAGCGATACCCAGGTACTGCATCAAGGACCTTGGGTGAACCTCTGAGACATACTGGTTTCAGGTACCAGCATGGTAAGAGGGCAACAGAGTAACAAGTGGGCTATTGGGGTCCTGAGTTCCAGGACTTGACCATTTGACAGCAATTCTGGACCTGCCTGTGACCAGACAGGTACCCACTGCCCTGaagtgagtcccaggcctggcagcattctcAAGAACCACCAGCTGACTCAAGAACCCTGGGGACTTATGGGAGCATCAGTGGTAGTGTTGCAGTACTCTCCATGGCCTGTTGTAGGGGTGGCTACACGGTGAGGCTGCCCTGCCtttgaaaaagagaggaaagtgtGGGAAGAACTGCTTCTTGTGGTTTGATtgccagctcagctgcaataCAATAGTACACCAGGTCTTTAATTCTAATCTCTGACTCCTGGATGACACCTCTGAACCCACCTGAGGGAACTCACTGCCCTGAAAGGAAGGACACAGGCATGGCtagctttgccacctgctgaatATAGAGCCTCAGGGCTTTGAGAAAATATAgacagtagccagggagtggttataGCAGGGCTTTGGCAAGACGTAGctctgtgctggcttcaggtctgacccagcacagtcataGTGTTGGTGGATACAAGAGTGTCTGTGTCACTCTACCcccagctttaggtggctcagaacatggagagagagacacacacttTGTGTGGGAGAAAGTAGGGGAAGAGAACAGAAGTCTCTGCCTCATAACTCAGAGACTTCTCCTGGATCTTTTCTGAAACCGTCAAGGTGGTACCTCCAGAACTATGCAAGAACTGCAGCATTACTAGGCATGGGGGacccctaaagcagatacagttTAAAACAAAACCCCCCAAGTATTTGCAAATAGCtggaaaatattctcaaaaaggACGGtcacaaacaagcccagacagtgaagactacaataaatacctaactcttcaatgacCAGACACTGAAGAATATCTACTAGTATCAACAACATCTAGGAAAACATAACCTCACCAAATGAAGTAAATAAGCCACAGGAACCAATTCTGGAGAaacagatatgtgacctttcagacagaaaatacagaataactgggtcatgcctgtaattccagcactttgggaggccaagacagctggatcacctgaggtcaggagttcaagaccagcctgaccaacatggtgaaaccccatctccactaaaaatagaaaattaactaggcgtggtggtgcatgcctataatcccagctactggggaagctgaggccagagaattgcttgaacccaggaggctcagactgcagggagccgagatcacgctattgcagtccagcatgggcaacaaaagtgaaactatgactcaaaaaaaaaaaaaaaaaaaaaggtgggttgataaaactcaaagaaattcaatgtAACACAGAGAAGAATTCAGAAATCTATCAGATAAGTTAGCAACaagtttcaaataattaaaatgaatcaagcagaaattctggagctgaaaaatgcatgTGATAGACTACAGAATCTCTCAAACTCTGTTAATAGcagaatcaatcaagcagaagatagaaaaaataagcttgaagacaggctatttgaaaatatacagtcaaaaaagactaaagaaaaacCGAGTAGAAAGCAATAAAGCAATGAAAAACCGAGTAGAAAGCAATGAAGGAATCTAGAAAATGGCTtcaaaaggacaaatctaagagttattggccttaatgAAGAGGTACAGAAACATATAGGAGTAGAAAGTTTCTTCAAAGAGATCATAatagagaacttcccaaacctagagaaagatacaaatatccaagtacaagaatgTTATAGAACAACAAGCAGACTTAACTCAAAGAAGACTACTTCAAGTCATTCAATAATAAAACTCCCAAAAACCAAGGATAAAGAAGGGCTCCTAAAGCTgcaagataagagaaaaaaataacattcaatggagctccaatatgtctggcagcagacttttcagtggaaaccttacaggccaggagacagtggcatgacatatttaaagtgctgaaagaaaaaaagctcttTTACCTTAGAATa of Macaca fascicularis isolate 582-1 chromosome X, T2T-MFA8v1.1 contains these proteins:
- the LOC102127123 gene encoding sperm protein associated with the nucleus on the X chromosome N1 isoform X2 gives rise to the protein MEQPTSSTNGEKRKSPCESNNKNDEMQETPNRDLAPEPSLKKMKTSEYPTVLVFCYRKVKKINSNQLENDQSRENSINPVQEEEDEDLGLYEGYSQEDEDLDPSEGSAQEDKDLDSAEGYSMEDEDPGLSEGSSQEGEEN
- the LOC102127123 gene encoding sperm protein associated with the nucleus on the X chromosome N1 isoform X1, which codes for MEQPTSSTNGEKRKSPCESNNKNDEMQETPNRDLAPEPSLKKMKTSEYPTVLVFCYRKVKKINSNQLENDQSRENSINPVQEEEDEGLDSAEGSSQEDEDLDPSEGSAQEDKDLDSAEGYSMEDEDPGLSEGSSQEGEEN